One Ignavibacteriales bacterium genomic window, TAAGTCTTAATGATGAGACCAAACAAAAAAATAAAACGACTGATTTAATAATACGGAATAAGGATTATGCTGAAAGTATGGTCTCCTTATTTCTTTCAACCTGGGAAAACTCAGAAACATTTGAAGATTTTAAGAAAAAATTTCAATAGGTACCAAGTATGAAGAAATTACTCTTTTTGTTATTAATGTGGGGAATCGGGATTACCAATATTTTTGCAGATGGAAACCCTTTAATAAAAGGCTGGTCAAACCTCGGCAGCGGTGTTAACGGAACTGAAGTTAATGCCATAGTTCAATACAATGGTGATATTATAATCGGAGGAGAGTTTACCACAGCCGGTGGCGTAAATGTAGGATATATTGCCAAATGGGACGGGATGCAATGGTCTTCACTGGCTCAGGGCGTTAATGGACCTGTAGATGCTTTGGCTGTTTTTAACGGCAATCTTTATGTTGGAGGAACATTCACAACAGCCGGGGGTAGTCCCGCTAACAACATTGCAAAATGGGACGGAGCAACATGGACCGCAATGGGCCCCGGGCTGGACGGTGACGTTAGAGCTATGATCGTTTATAGTAATGAACTTGTTGTTGGAGGAGGCTTTGGTAATGCCGGTGATAATATTGCTAAATGGAACGGCACTTCATGGTCTGGAATGGGAACCGGGATGAGCGACGATGTTCATGGTCTTACGATCTGGCAGGGGGATCTTGTGGCAGTTGGTAGATTTGTCATGGCAGGAGGTGTTTCGGCAAGCAGAGTAGCCCGTTGGAATGGAAGTTCATGGTCTGCAGTCAGCAATCAGGTGATAAATGACAGGGTTTTTGCAGTGGGTGTTCTGAATGATACATTGTATATCGGAGGAAAATTTGATGAAATTGGAACAGATCCAACCCTAAAATCGATAGCAAAACTCTCCGGCACGACCTGGCAAAGAGTCGGAAAAGGTGTTGAAGATAATAAAGAAGTTAATGCTTTAACTGTTTATAAAAATGAACTCGTTGTAGGAGGTCAATTTGAACATGTTTATCAGAATGATTCTGCTACCCTGACAGTATATAGTATCGCACGCTGGGATGGTTCCAAGTGGGACAGGTTTGAAACCGGCATGGATGAGAGGGTAAGCTCACTTTTTACATATGCTACATCGACGGATACCTCTCTATATGCGGGCGGTGAGTTTAATTTTGCCGGCGGAAGGCCAGCTAATCATATTGCTGTCTGGAATGATACTATTATGACTTATACCGTAGAAGGTACAGTGAGATATACCTCCAATAACCAGCCCGTAAACGGAGGCTATGTTAAAGCGGTAAGACTTGAGCTAGCCACTCGCGAATATCTAACTCTTGATTCTGTTCAAATAAATCCAACTGACGGAACATATAAATTAAACACCGTAAGAGGAGATACCGTTGATATTATAGCGTTTCCAGAAGATGTTGAGGGACAGGATTTTATTCCTACTTATCATAATGGTACGATGTTCTGGGAAGGATCGGCATCTATCTTACTGCACACTGACACAGCTGGAATAGATATAGACGTGATGGATGCCCAGCCATCGGATAATCCAACCGGTACAGGCACGATCAATGGCAGAGTTGAACTTAATTATCTTCCGACAGGATTTCTATCCGGACAGGGTGAAGAGTTCACCGGAGGTTCGAATGTGTACGCGGAGCTAAACGGCATATTTAAAAATTTCGACATAAGTGACAACTTTACTAACTTCACCATATCATCGCTCCCGGCTGGCACCTATAACATTATCGTTAACCGGCTCGGATATGAATCGGACACAATGGTTGTAACTTTATCTAATGGAGGAACGGTCAATAATGTGAACTTCCTGATCAATCCAATGGATAACAATGTCAGCGTGCAGAATATAAGCAACAATATACCGGACAATATTACGCTATATCAGAATTATCCTAACCCGTTCAATCCGACGACGAAGATCAGGTTCGATATAAAAATGAAATCATCCGTGACGATGTATTTATATAATTCCCTCGGGCAGGTGGTCAGAAAAATGATTAATAATGAGACTTATACCCCCGGAAGCTATGAGCTTAGCCTGGACGCTAGTGGATTGGCATCAGGAGTATATTTTTACAAACTTGTAACAGCGGAAACTTCATTGACCAAAAAGATGGTTGTATTAAAGTAACCGAAGCTAGTTAGAGGATAAAGCTAAAGGCAACACGCTAAAGCTAAGTTAAGAAAAAACATTTATTTTTTCTTTTTTTCTCCTAAACAAAAGCCCTGAGAAATCAGGGCTTTTTATTATACAAAATATAGCTTGACAATAATGATGATTCCATTTAATTTGTTGTAGCTTTAACTACGACAGCTTAGAAAATACTTTGTCGAGGAGGACAAAATGACACAGCTAACATCAAAAAACATTGCACGGACGGGGAAAACGTATTTAGCAGTGATGCTGGTTCTTACCATACTTATGTTTGTGGTAATGATAATCAGTTAACCGGCATAATATTTTTTTAAAACCCGCATATGCAGTTGCTTTATGTTGCAATTGCATATGCTCGGTAAGCAGAACTTCCACAAATAAAAGGGTAACATGGTAGTATTAAGGAATAATAGGGAACACGGTTACAGGATTCTTATGGATTTTGGAAAAATAGCCGATACTTATTATCCGCATTTTATAGTAGAGCGGGATGATATAGACCATGACCATTCACAAGTTAAATTTTCAATAGACATGCGCATAATCGAAGGGGAGGTGCCGGTTGAGATCACACAGGAGATAATTACCTGGGCGCATACTCATTACAAGGAACTCGAGGAAAGCTGGCTTTGCCTCATCGATGAAGAGATATCCTCTAAATTCAAAAGAAGAAAAAATAACCTAACGGCGGCTTAGAACTCTTTTATGAAGGACCTTATTAAACAGCTAGAGGCTATCGGTTTTACAAATTACGAGTCAAAGGTATTTATGGTCCTTATGCAGGGTCATAATATGACTGCCGCTGAGATAGCAAAAGAAGCCAAGATACCACGCACATCAGTTTACGACATCCTAAAGTCATTTGCCCAGAAAGGCATCTGCAACGAAATTGAAACTCCCAGCAAGCTCCGCTACGAAATGATCGACCCCGACATCGTAGAGGATAAGCTAAAGAATGGATTTAAAAAATCTTTTGAAAACCAGCTTAATGAGCTCGATAGTTCTTTTAAAACACTTAAGAGCTTTTATAAATCAAAAGCACAAAAGGACTCGAGTGAGAAGATCGAACTACTAAAAGGATTCAATAAACACCGACACCTGAAGTTTCTAGAATTGATGAAAAAAACTAAAAGGCAATTACTTATAGCAAATAAGATACCTGATAGAATTTCCACAGATGTTGATAAAGTTGTTGATAAATTCCTGGAAAAAGGGGGAAAGATTAAGACTCTTTATCAGCTTGGAGGGAGTGTAAAGATAAAGTTTGATGATGGTTGGAGGGAAATTAATAAGGAAAAGTTGATCGAATTATTAAAGACTTTTGAAACAGACAAAGTCGAAATTAAATTAACACATTCATTACCTCAAAGTTTTTTTGTTTTTGATGAAAACTATGTTTTTTTAAACATAGTTGATGAATCTTTAGAGCAATACAACATGAGTGATCTTATAATTGATAATGAAAAATATGCTACTGCAATGAAAGATCTGTTTGATTATTATTGGGATAGATCCATGACGATCGGAGAATATGAAAAAAGCTAAAAAAAAATGAAAAAGAAAATATTTAAAATATTACTTTTAACGATTTTACTTTTCCCCCTAAGCACAAGGACAAGTCCTGCCCAGGGTATATATGACTGGTCTTCGATTGAAAACGGCACTAAC contains:
- a CDS encoding T9SS type A sorting domain-containing protein, yielding MKKLLFLLLMWGIGITNIFADGNPLIKGWSNLGSGVNGTEVNAIVQYNGDIIIGGEFTTAGGVNVGYIAKWDGMQWSSLAQGVNGPVDALAVFNGNLYVGGTFTTAGGSPANNIAKWDGATWTAMGPGLDGDVRAMIVYSNELVVGGGFGNAGDNIAKWNGTSWSGMGTGMSDDVHGLTIWQGDLVAVGRFVMAGGVSASRVARWNGSSWSAVSNQVINDRVFAVGVLNDTLYIGGKFDEIGTDPTLKSIAKLSGTTWQRVGKGVEDNKEVNALTVYKNELVVGGQFEHVYQNDSATLTVYSIARWDGSKWDRFETGMDERVSSLFTYATSTDTSLYAGGEFNFAGGRPANHIAVWNDTIMTYTVEGTVRYTSNNQPVNGGYVKAVRLELATREYLTLDSVQINPTDGTYKLNTVRGDTVDIIAFPEDVEGQDFIPTYHNGTMFWEGSASILLHTDTAGIDIDVMDAQPSDNPTGTGTINGRVELNYLPTGFLSGQGEEFTGGSNVYAELNGIFKNFDISDNFTNFTISSLPAGTYNIIVNRLGYESDTMVVTLSNGGTVNNVNFLINPMDNNVSVQNISNNIPDNITLYQNYPNPFNPTTKIRFDIKMKSSVTMYLYNSLGQVVRKMINNETYTPGSYELSLDASGLASGVYFYKLVTAETSLTKKMVVLK
- a CDS encoding DUF4160 domain-containing protein; translated protein: MDFGKIADTYYPHFIVERDDIDHDHSQVKFSIDMRIIEGEVPVEITQEIITWAHTHYKELEESWLCLIDEEISSKFKRRKNNLTAA